CTCCTATTGTTCCTATTGCCGCTGTTCCCCCATCAGTGAGTGGGATTTCTTCTGTAAGTTTTACCGAATCAAAAATTTGAAAACGCATATTTATAACCCTCCTAATCTATCGGGGACTGCTGTGACAAACCGAGCGATATCTTCATTAAATAGGATAATCCAGACGGTGCGAATTCGTCGTGATATGCCGTTGGGTCTGGTAATTCGGACGTAAGCGCGGAAACGTTCCCCATATTCATTAGTATCTTGGGGTTGCAGCATCTCCACCGATACGGCTGCTAAAATGGCATCTTGTATGGCTTCTGGCGACTCGAAACCCAGTTCTGAACGCCAGAA
The window above is part of the Argonema galeatum A003/A1 genome. Proteins encoded here:
- a CDS encoding DUF6883 domain-containing protein, encoding MTLASRLEFPLSKAQYLFNRASQPGEGGDKQNFWRSELGFESPEAIQDAILAAVSVEMLQPQDTNEYGERFRAYVRITRPNGISRRIRTVWIILFNEDIARFVTAVPDRLGGL